The following proteins are encoded in a genomic region of Sorangiineae bacterium MSr12523:
- a CDS encoding Ohr family peroxiredoxin: protein MSNPVHIEKVLYTATASASNREGKVTSSDGNLDVQLSLPKSLGGPGGNGTNPEQLFAGGYAACFGSALAFVAKSKGIKTGPVKITAKVDIGAVGQGFGLAAELTAEIPELPREQAQALLEAAHQVCPYSNATRGNIEVALRLA from the coding sequence ATGAGCAATCCGGTACACATCGAAAAGGTCCTCTACACCGCCACCGCTTCCGCCTCGAACCGCGAAGGAAAGGTCACGAGCAGCGACGGAAACCTCGACGTTCAATTGAGCCTTCCCAAGAGCCTCGGCGGCCCCGGTGGAAACGGAACGAACCCCGAGCAGCTTTTTGCCGGCGGATACGCCGCGTGCTTCGGCAGCGCGCTCGCATTCGTGGCCAAGAGCAAGGGCATCAAGACCGGCCCCGTGAAGATCACCGCCAAGGTCGACATCGGCGCCGTGGGCCAGGGCTTCGGGCTCGCCGCCGAACTCACCGCGGAAATCCCCGAGCTGCCGCGCGAGCAGGCGCAGGCGCTTCTCGAGGCGGCCCACCAGGTGTGCCCCTATTCGAACGCCACGCGCGGAAACATCGAAGTCGCGCTTCGTCTGGCCTGA
- a CDS encoding MarR family transcriptional regulator, with amino-acid sequence MSTRDDLLRLDDQLCFALYAASRALTRAYADLLDPLGVTYPQYLVLLVLWEEDGATVKRLGERLALDSGTLTPLLKRLEHVGLVTRQRSEEDERVVHVHLTREGKALKAKAKRVPLGIACRAGYDLDDAASVGRLELVRDELRALSKRLEENQSIGTKRNP; translated from the coding sequence ATGAGCACGCGGGACGACTTGTTGCGACTCGATGATCAACTCTGCTTCGCGTTGTACGCAGCGTCGCGCGCGCTCACGCGTGCCTATGCCGATCTGCTCGATCCGCTCGGCGTGACCTATCCGCAATATTTGGTGCTGCTCGTTCTCTGGGAGGAGGACGGCGCCACGGTGAAGAGGCTGGGCGAGCGGCTGGCGCTCGATTCGGGAACGTTGACGCCCCTCCTCAAGCGACTCGAGCACGTGGGGCTGGTCACGCGCCAGCGCAGCGAAGAAGACGAGCGCGTGGTGCACGTGCACCTGACCCGCGAAGGCAAAGCGCTCAAGGCCAAAGCGAAGCGCGTTCCGCTCGGGATCGCATGCCGCGCGGGCTACGATTTGGACGATGCAGCTTCCGTGGGCCGCCTCGAACTGGTGCGGGACGAACTGCGCGCGCTCTCGAAAAGGCTCGAGGAGAATCAATCCATCGGGACGAAGCGGAATCCGTAG